The Bacteroidales bacterium region GCTGTATACCAAGAAGATCATCACCGCCATCAAAATGAGGGAGTTCAATAAGGGAAACGCGCGGGGGGACTGATATCTGATGAACGATGAACCGATATGGGATTTATGATTTAGAATGTAAGTAATCAGGGATTTTCGATAGATTACACTCAACTGCCCACTTTAATAAGATAATCATCCGTGAAGATCATTTGCATTGGGAGGAATTACCGTGAGCATGCCAGGGAGCTGAACAATCCGGTGCCGGAGAATCCTGTCTTTTTCCTCAAACCCGAAACTGCGCTGCTCCGGCGCAACAGGCCTTTTCATTATCCTGATTTCAGTCAGGATATTCACTATGAGACCGAGATCGTGGTGAGAATAGGCAAAGCCGGAAAAAACATTGACCTGAAGGATGCACACAACTATTTTGACGGAGTGGGGATCGGACTGGATCTTACCGCACGCGACATACAGCAAAAGGCAAAAGAGAAAGGCCTTCCGTGGACACAGGCAAAAGGGTTTGACGGTGCTGCCCCCCTGAGCCGCTTTTTGCCTAAAAATGAATTCCCCGAGCTGAATGACATCCGTTTTCACCTGAATAAGAACGGTGAAACCGTGCAGAAAGGAAACACAGCAGAAATGATCTTTCCTTTTTGTGAGCTGATCTCCCATATTTCCAGATTCATCACGCTGAAACCCGGAGATCTTATCTTTACAGGAACTCCTGCCGGTGTCGGGGCCATCCGGAAAGGCGATTGCCTGGAAGCTTATCTTGAGAATAAACGGATGCTTCGGTGTGTGGTGAAGTAAACCAAGGGTGCAGATGTCCTGTCAGATCAAAGCAATACGATCTCTTCGATCACATCTCCTCCTGCCTTCTGATTGAGGAGTTCCACCAGCTTCTGCCGGTTGTAAAAAAGTTCATTCTTAATGGCAGGTGAATCCATCCTGACAAAAAGTTTCTTTTTGCTGATGTACAGATTCCGGGTGTGCCTGGTGATCATTTTTCCTGTTACCGTGCCCCATGCTTCGATGACACGCATCTCAGCCAGTTTTCCTTCCAAATGGTACCTCTTGAGCATTTCTTCCAGTGCCTGCCTGAGTGTCTGTTCATTCGAGCGTTTCATAACTGCCTGTTTTATCATCCCGCCAGCCGGCTGATCGTGCCATTATCTACCCGAAAGATCCTGTGCTCAATGCGAAGATGGTCCATGATGTTCATGATCCGGTCCTGCTGGGTATCTGTAATGAAAACCTGGCCAAAACTATTCTCACTGACCAGCCGGACGATCTGCTCCACCCTGGTTTCGTCGAGCTTGTCAAAAATATCATCCAGCAACAGAATGGGCTTGAATCCTTTGATGTCCCTGGTATAATCAAACTGTGCCAGCTTAATGGCCACAACGAAGGATTTCTGCTGACCCTGCGACCCGAATTTCTTGAGTGGATGATCCCCAATGGTAAAATTCAGATCATCCTTGTGGACGCCGGCTGTCGTAAAGCGGGCCGCCAGATCCTTGTCACGGCTGGCTCTCAGAAGTTCCCTGGAATCACGGCCGTGAAGCTGAGAATCATATCCAATATCCACCTTCTCATTGCCACGGCTGATGAACTCAAAATAGTGACGGAAAATGGGAATGAAATGATCAATGAACTCTTTTCTGCGTATATAGATCCGTCGGCCCAGGTTGATCAGCTGCTCATCCCATATTTCAAGTGACTTCCCGTCAAAATACCGTTGTTCGGCAAAAGTCTTCAAAAGCGTATTTCGCTGCAGCAATGCTTTGTTGTACTGTATCAGATCATCCAGGTAAACACGGTCAAACTGCGATATGACGCTATCGGTGTATTTTCGCCTGATCTCGCTCCCGTCGTTGATGAGATCCCGGTCATAAGGCGAAACCATGACAAGGGGAAAAAGGCCGATGTGATCCGCCAGCCGGCCATAGGTTTTCTTATTCATCCTGAACACTTTCTTCTGATCGCGTTCCTGGATGCAGCTCACCAGGTCCTGTTGGTTACCATTTTTAAAATAGGTACCGTGAAGGGTGAATAAAAGGGCATTGTGCCGGATATTCTGTTGATCGATCGGATTGAAATAGCTTTTGCAAAACGATAAATAATGGATCGCATCCAGTAGGTTTGTTTTCCCGGCTCCGTTGCGCCCTACGAAGCAATTGATCTTGTCGCAAAATTCAAGCTCAGCTTCGCTATAATTCTTGAAGTCAGTGATATATACTTTTTGCAGGAACATAGGTCAATCCTGCTGCGAAGATACGATTTCGGTGAGTTTTGCAGCAACACTTTGCAACAACCACAGGGGAGTTGAGGTAGCACCCGTAATGCCGACCGATCTGGCCTCTGTAAACCATTCCGCCTGAATTTCGTCTGGCCCGGTGATGAAAAAGATGGATGGGTTATCATTCTGGCAGATGCTGAAAAGATAGTTGCCATTGGAGCTCTTCGGATCGCTGACGAAAAGGATGACATCGTGATCCCTGCAAAATGTGCCCAAAGATTTCTCCCTTTGCTTGACCTGTTTGCACATCGTATCATAGATCATCAATACTCCCCGTTCCTGTTCAGGGATTCCCTGAGATAGCCGCACCACTTTCCTCATGAGCGAATCAAACCGATGCTGATTGAATGTAGTCTGAACGTAGATCAGTACAGGCTTTCTGAAGTCAATTTGCTGCAGGTCAGATTCCAGGGATATGATCAGCGCGGTTCCTCTGACTTGTCCGTTCAGCCCCACGATTTCAGGATGATCCTGTTTGCCAAAGATCACCACCTGTGCGCCTTCATTAAGCATCCGGGCGTAATTTTCCCGGATCTGTTTCTGAAGGTTGGAAACCACGTGGCAGGTGGTGTCGATGAGGGTAATGTTATTTTCGCTTGCAATCCGGTACGTTTCGGGTGGTTCGCCGTGAGCACGGATGAGAACACGTGCATTTTTCAACTGCCGGAACGTGTCGTAGCCGATCGTCTGAAGACCCCTGTTACGAAGCAGGTTCAATGCCTGCTCGTTATGGATGATTTCTCCAAGACAATAAAGTTGTTTTCCTTTATCAAGTTCTTGCTGGGCAATACGAACGGATCGTTCTACTCCCGTACAAAAGCCCGCATTCTGATCGATGGTGATCTGCATGACAAAGGAATGGGTTACTTGTTGTTCTTATGAAATCCGGAAAGGTTGGTCGTAAGTGTGAAAAAATTCGGGGAGCCTGTCAGGTGATAGGCAGAACGTGCATAACTGAATTCGAAGTTTGAAATTTTCAGTCCAATGCCCCATGAGATTCCCACCGTTGCGGGCTTTTCGTACACTTTCAGTTCCTGGCGGCGCTGGTAATTGTATCCAAGCCGCAGGCTTAAAAACTTTGCTGGCATGATCTCCCCTCCCACGACAATATGGCGGATAAGCTTGTCGGCAAAATCAGCAATTCCTTTCTGGTCCTTCACCTCCCCCGTCAAAGGATCAATGATTCCCGGGTCGTTTGGATCCAGATAGGTGAGATCCCATTTTTCGATGTGATTATAGTTGATGAAATAACGAAAGGGAAGATGCTTCAGCCGTTTCGACATTCCCACGTTGATCTCGAAGGGAAGGGGTTCGGGATGTCCCGAATAATAGGATTGTACCTGCGTTCCTATGTTCCTGAAAATGAGCGACACGACAAAGTTACGACCCGGCGGAGCATAGGTTCCGGCCACATCCACTGCAATTCCAAAGGAATTATAAGTCTCCAGTGAAGAATAGATCCCTTTAAGTGTTGCACCGATGGAAAAAGCAGAATCAAGTGATCGTCCCCATCCAAGGTTAAATGCATATTCAGAAGCCCCAAAGGTACCGGCAGTCTGGCCTGTCGCATCAGCGTAAGTAAACGTTCCGTAGTCAATGAATTGGATTGCTCCCACGAAGCTCCCGACCTTGTTGAAGGAACGGGAATACATCGCAAAGCCATAGTTGATGTCGGAGAAATAATCGACAAAGCTGAGGGAAAGAAAATTATTCATTTCCCGGGTGATCAGCGAAGGATTATTAAGCGTCAGCGTGATATCATGATCTTTCGCCACAAGGTACTTATCCCCAATGGAGGCTATGCGGGCCGAGTTGGTCAGGTTCAGAAACTCATACGTATTATCGCCCCCGGTCTGAGCATCAATCTTTGAGAATGAAGAGCTCGCAACGATGAAGATCAAGCAAACAATGAGACGATACTTTTTCACAGGCTACAGTTTAATTTTAACTCACCTTTCTGTTTTTTGAAGGCTATGACATTAAACGTAAATCCCTGAGCGAATATTTTACCGGCAACCATTTTCGGCCGTACGTTCATTTTTGCTCCTTTCTGATGAGGTTCAGGGCGCTTCCTGCTTTGAACCATTCGATTTGCATCCTGTTGCAGGAATGGTTTGCATTGAACTCCTCCACGGTACCGTCAGAATGATTCAGGCGGATGAGCAGCGGTCTGCCCGGAGTGAATCCCTCTAATCCAATCACTGCGATAATGTCGTCTTCACGGATCTTGTCGTAGTCATTCTTATCTGCGAAGGTCAAGGCGAGCATTCCCTGTTTCTTCAGGTTGGTTTCGTGGATCCTTGCAAAGGATTTCACCAGCACGGCCCGCACGTTCAGATGACGGGGTTCCATCGCAGCATGTTCGCGTGAAGAACCCTCGCCATAATTCTCATCTCCGACGATTATGGATTCAACCCGATGTGCCTTGTAATACCTTGCCACCAGGCTCACCTTGTCGTAGCTTTCTGTTAGCTGGTTCTTGACAAGATTGGTTTGTCCGTTGAAATAATTCAGCGCACCCATCATCAGGTTACCGGAAATATTGTCAAGGTGCCCGCGGTACCTTAACCAGGGACCTGCCATGGATATATGATCGGTGGTACATTTACCTTTAACCTTGATGAGCAGCCGAAGGCCGGTGAGATCGCCGCCGTGCCAGGGCTTGAAGGGCGCCAGGACCTGCAGGCGTTCAGAGTCGGGTTTGATGATCACTTCAGCATCAGCATCTCCGGAAGAAGGGGAAACATAACCTGCATCCTTTACGTCGAAACCAGAAGGAGGAAGCTCAATACCTTCAGGTTCATCCAGTTGCACCGGTACACCTTTATCGTTGATCAACGAATCGGTCAGCGGATTGAATGTGAGTGTGCCTGCAATGCTCAGCGCGGTCACGATTTCGGGTGAAGCAACGAAACTGTGGGTATTTGGATTCCCGTCGTTGCGTTTGGCAAAATTCCGGTTGAACGAATTTATGATCGTATTGATCCGGTCCGGCTCTTCACCGGGGCGTTTCCATTGCCCGATACAGGGTCCGCAGGCATTCGAAAGAACCACTCCGCCAATGCTTTCGAAAATTTTCAGAAGGCCGTCCCTTTCAGCCGTGAAACGGATCTGCTCCGATCCAGGAGTGACCGTGAATTCGGATTGTACCTTCAAACCCTTTTCTTTTGCCTGTTTTGCGACAGAAGCTGCCCTGGTAAGATCCTCATAGGATGAATTGGTGCAGGAACCGATCAGCCCGACATCGATCTTCAGGGGATATCCTTTTTCGACGGCCACTTTCCCGAATTCAGAAATCGGGTAAGCGGCATCCGGCGTAAAGGGACCGTTGATATGGGGTTCCAGTTTGGAGAGGTCGATCTCGATGAGCTCATCATAAAATGCAACCGGATTCTCATAAACCTCTGCGTCGGAGCGCAGATGCTGCCTGACAGGATCAGCAAGGTCAGCTATGGCTTCCCTGCCCGTCATCCTAAGGTAGGAAGCCATTTTATCATCGTAACCAAACAAGGAAGTCGTCGCACCGATCTCAGCACCCATGTTGCAGATGGTACCTTTTCCTGTAGCCGAAAGGCTATCGGCTCCCTCACCAAAATATTCAAGGATGCACCCGGTCCCGCCTTTGACGGTCAGAATGCCTGCAACCTTCAGAATGACATCTTTCGGGGATGTCCAGCCGCCAAGACGGCCCGTAAGTTTCACACCGATGAGCCGTGGCATTTTGAGTTCCCATGCCATTCCCGCCATCACATCCACCGCATCGGCACCTCCCACGCCAATGGCGATCATGCCGAGGCCTCCTGCATTCACCGTATGGGAATCTGTCCCGATCATCATTCCCCCTGGAAAAGCATAGTTCTCCAGGACTACCTGATGAATGATCCCGGCACCGGGTTTCCAGTAGCCAATGCCGTACTTCGCTGAAACCGACTGCAGGAAATCATACACTTCTTTATTCTGTTGCAGGGCGACATCCAGGTCTGCCTGCGCCCCGGTGTGTGCCTGTATCAAATGGTCGCAATGGACCGTAGCCGGCACTGCCGTCTTTTTCCTTCCGGCATTCATAAACTGCAACAGGGCCATCTGGGCCGTCGCATCCTGCATGGCTACACGGTCAGGGGCAAAATTGACATAATCCATCCCCCTCGTATGAGGCTGCACGGGATATTCATCGAACAGATGGCTGTACAGAATTTTTTCGGTAATGGTCAACGGCCGGTTGAAGATCCGTCTGACCATCTTAACCTTACCAGGAAGGTCGTGGTAAATCCCGGAAACCAGTTCAAGATCAAATAACATAGTGATTTGTGATGGTTTTATGATATGACACCGTCGTACAAATGAACAGTCATGCTGCACATTTGTTCACTGATCGTTCGCAGATCGTTGCTTAGAACCTGATCTTCCGAAGGTCTTCTTTCAATCGCTCCAGGTCGGTCAGCCAATCCTCGATATCCTGCTCGTGTTCAATCTCTTCCGCAAGTATGGTGGTTGCCAGCTGGTGTGTTGAATGATCCTTTCCGGCTGTGTAGTCGGCAATCTCCTGATATCTTTTTATGGCGCATCGTTCGCCTGTCAGGTTCTGGTTTAAGATCTCCTCGACATAGGGATCGGTAGGTGTTTCGTAAGCGCACCGGCTCAGTTTTGTCCATTGGTCAGGATTGAGCACCGGGGTACCGCCCAGTTGTGTGATGCGTTCAACGACCATCACCGCGTGGTTCAATTCCTGATCGGCATGAAGGAGCAATTCAGGCTCAACTTCACTTCTCATCGGCCCTTCCATGACGCGGGCACCAATCCAGTATTGATAATAAGCCAGCCACTCCTCGCTCAGGGCAGCGTTCAGCATCTCCAGTAACTTTTCGACATCCAGATTCAGGATCTCAATTCCATGTTTTCCCATAGTGATAAATTATTTTGTGTTTATGATTCGTGTGGCAAAGTTACGAATTATCGGACTTTCTCAGAGAATTATCGTAACGAATGCCGGTAAATGATCCGAGTACCCCCCATGGTAGTCGTTACCCGAATAGGTCTTGTTCGGCATTTTTTCGCGGTATTTTGGATGGGTGAACAACAGCCAGCTGGCGTCAAAGATCCGGAAGCTGCCGGCCGGGATATGGATTCCGGAATCAGGATTCACGAAAGAACGGCTCACGATGATCTGGTCGAAGAGGAGCCACCGGCCCCGGTGGTTGATGGTTCCCAGGCGTTTGCGAAACAACGGATAGGCCAGATTGAAGAGGTTGCCGGATTTATTGGCGGGGCCTGCCAGAAGGACCTTTTTCAGGCTGTAACTTTCAGGAGGATCATTGAAATCACCCATCAGAAGGATCCTGGCATCGGGTTCTTCGAAAAAAATGCCGTTAATGAACTGCCTGACGGTTTTGGCAGCATGAACGCGCCTGGGTTCCGATGCCATCACCCCTTCCCTCCTGGATGGCCAGTGATTCACGAACAAATGAACCGCATG contains the following coding sequences:
- a CDS encoding fumarylacetoacetate hydrolase family protein, giving the protein MKIICIGRNYREHARELNNPVPENPVFFLKPETALLRRNRPFHYPDFSQDIHYETEIVVRIGKAGKNIDLKDAHNYFDGVGIGLDLTARDIQQKAKEKGLPWTQAKGFDGAAPLSRFLPKNEFPELNDIRFHLNKNGETVQKGNTAEMIFPFCELISHISRFITLKPGDLIFTGTPAGVGAIRKGDCLEAYLENKRMLRCVVK
- a CDS encoding DUF721 domain-containing protein; translation: MKRSNEQTLRQALEEMLKRYHLEGKLAEMRVIEAWGTVTGKMITRHTRNLYISKKKLFVRMDSPAIKNELFYNRQKLVELLNQKAGGDVIEEIVLL
- a CDS encoding DNA replication/repair protein RecF; the encoded protein is MFLQKVYITDFKNYSEAELEFCDKINCFVGRNGAGKTNLLDAIHYLSFCKSYFNPIDQQNIRHNALLFTLHGTYFKNGNQQDLVSCIQERDQKKVFRMNKKTYGRLADHIGLFPLVMVSPYDRDLINDGSEIRRKYTDSVISQFDRVYLDDLIQYNKALLQRNTLLKTFAEQRYFDGKSLEIWDEQLINLGRRIYIRRKEFIDHFIPIFRHYFEFISRGNEKVDIGYDSQLHGRDSRELLRASRDKDLAARFTTAGVHKDDLNFTIGDHPLKKFGSQGQQKSFVVAIKLAQFDYTRDIKGFKPILLLDDIFDKLDETRVEQIVRLVSENSFGQVFITDTQQDRIMNIMDHLRIEHRIFRVDNGTISRLAG
- a CDS encoding 4-hydroxy-3-methylbut-2-enyl diphosphate reductase, with the protein product MQITIDQNAGFCTGVERSVRIAQQELDKGKQLYCLGEIIHNEQALNLLRNRGLQTIGYDTFRQLKNARVLIRAHGEPPETYRIASENNITLIDTTCHVVSNLQKQIRENYARMLNEGAQVVIFGKQDHPEIVGLNGQVRGTALIISLESDLQQIDFRKPVLIYVQTTFNQHRFDSLMRKVVRLSQGIPEQERGVLMIYDTMCKQVKQREKSLGTFCRDHDVILFVSDPKSSNGNYLFSICQNDNPSIFFITGPDEIQAEWFTEARSVGITGATSTPLWLLQSVAAKLTEIVSSQQD
- the porQ gene encoding type IX secretion system protein PorQ codes for the protein MKKYRLIVCLIFIVASSSFSKIDAQTGGDNTYEFLNLTNSARIASIGDKYLVAKDHDITLTLNNPSLITREMNNFLSLSFVDYFSDINYGFAMYSRSFNKVGSFVGAIQFIDYGTFTYADATGQTAGTFGASEYAFNLGWGRSLDSAFSIGATLKGIYSSLETYNSFGIAVDVAGTYAPPGRNFVVSLIFRNIGTQVQSYYSGHPEPLPFEINVGMSKRLKHLPFRYFINYNHIEKWDLTYLDPNDPGIIDPLTGEVKDQKGIADFADKLIRHIVVGGEIMPAKFLSLRLGYNYQRRQELKVYEKPATVGISWGIGLKISNFEFSYARSAYHLTGSPNFFTLTTNLSGFHKNNK
- a CDS encoding aconitate hydratase, whose protein sequence is MLFDLELVSGIYHDLPGKVKMVRRIFNRPLTITEKILYSHLFDEYPVQPHTRGMDYVNFAPDRVAMQDATAQMALLQFMNAGRKKTAVPATVHCDHLIQAHTGAQADLDVALQQNKEVYDFLQSVSAKYGIGYWKPGAGIIHQVVLENYAFPGGMMIGTDSHTVNAGGLGMIAIGVGGADAVDVMAGMAWELKMPRLIGVKLTGRLGGWTSPKDVILKVAGILTVKGGTGCILEYFGEGADSLSATGKGTICNMGAEIGATTSLFGYDDKMASYLRMTGREAIADLADPVRQHLRSDAEVYENPVAFYDELIEIDLSKLEPHINGPFTPDAAYPISEFGKVAVEKGYPLKIDVGLIGSCTNSSYEDLTRAASVAKQAKEKGLKVQSEFTVTPGSEQIRFTAERDGLLKIFESIGGVVLSNACGPCIGQWKRPGEEPDRINTIINSFNRNFAKRNDGNPNTHSFVASPEIVTALSIAGTLTFNPLTDSLINDKGVPVQLDEPEGIELPPSGFDVKDAGYVSPSSGDADAEVIIKPDSERLQVLAPFKPWHGGDLTGLRLLIKVKGKCTTDHISMAGPWLRYRGHLDNISGNLMMGALNYFNGQTNLVKNQLTESYDKVSLVARYYKAHRVESIIVGDENYGEGSSREHAAMEPRHLNVRAVLVKSFARIHETNLKKQGMLALTFADKNDYDKIREDDIIAVIGLEGFTPGRPLLIRLNHSDGTVEEFNANHSCNRMQIEWFKAGSALNLIRKEQK
- a CDS encoding ferritin-like domain-containing protein, whose protein sequence is MGKHGIEILNLDVEKLLEMLNAALSEEWLAYYQYWIGARVMEGPMRSEVEPELLLHADQELNHAVMVVERITQLGGTPVLNPDQWTKLSRCAYETPTDPYVEEILNQNLTGERCAIKRYQEIADYTAGKDHSTHQLATTILAEEIEHEQDIEDWLTDLERLKEDLRKIRF
- a CDS encoding endonuclease; the encoded protein is MMQENSNTSGKHILFYNVENLFDTKDDPETFDNEYLPFSAKKWDRSRYATKINHIAKVIGSAGGDLPVIAGLTEIENDTVLNDLINAKWLKPGNYGFVHYDSGDERGMDVALLYRKDYFTPVFSQPISLHFPFDRDDKTRDVLYVRGMFSGQHAVHLFVNHWPSRREGVMASEPRRVHAAKTVRQFINGIFFEEPDARILLMGDFNDPPESYSLKKVLLAGPANKSGNLFNLAYPLFRKRLGTINHRGRWLLFDQIIVSRSFVNPDSGIHIPAGSFRIFDASWLLFTHPKYREKMPNKTYSGNDYHGGYSDHLPAFVTIIL